In Gossypium arboreum isolate Shixiya-1 chromosome 3, ASM2569848v2, whole genome shotgun sequence, the sequence TTGCCCCCTCCATCTTCTAAGGTGCTCTTTTACTCTCTACATGATCAACTCTATAGGATATTTATTATAGTTCCTTAAAATAAACATAAGATATTGAAGATGTTGAGATGAGCACCATTAATTTATTGCTCTAGCTGTATGATTTCAGGTAATGTCAAAGAAAAGACATAAGCAAAGTGCTTCTTTAGGAGGATTAGGAAGCATTTAAAAGGGTGAATGGTACCATCGATTTGAAGGTTTTGATTTAAACGTTAACTTCACTAATAAGTTTTCTGCAAAAAAATGTACTTGTTAAGCAAAATTTTTATGACTTATTAGCTCGGCAGGTTCCTGGCTGAAATGAGCTTATGTTGATCGTATTATATAATTACTAGTTGACATATAAATTTTATAGAATAATAATTATTTTCCACTAAATTTTGACTTAAACAAGTTGAAGGTGAATACATGAATAAACTTATTTAAACCCCAAATTCATAGCAGCTAAACTTATTTAAACCCTGAATTCTTAGCAGCTATGTTACATTACGCATCGTTATGCAGTGACTCCAGTATTACTTGAATTCCATGTTGTGGTTGAATGGTGATATAAGGAATTGGTGAGTGGACATAGGCAGGGGAAAGAGAAATGGTGTAGCGTTGTAGAATCATGGAGAGTGCAATCTTCGTTTCGATGATTGCAAAGTTCATACCAACACAATTCCGAGGTCCCAATCCAAAGGGACAAAATGCACCTGCATTGTAATTGGTAGCTTTGGCAATCCCTTCTGCGAATCTCTCTGGTTTAAAAAGATGTACCTCATCTCCCCATAGTTGAGGGTCATGGTGAGATGCAGAATGTACAACTAGAAGATCTAGATTAGCAGGCAAGACTAGCTTCCCTAACTGAACTTCTCTTTCAGCTCTTCTCATCATGGCAATTGATGGACCATATAATCTTAGAGTTTCGTAAATAATCATGGTCATCTGTTTGCAGAATAAGAATGAATCAGATTACATTAAAGAATTTAATGTACTAGAGGCATATTAATATACACCAGCGTTTGACAGTTTACTTACAATTTTGAGTTTAGAAATGCCTTCAGAATCTGGAATTTGGTTGCCAAATATCTCAATCACTTCTCTTCTTGCTTTCTCTTGCCAATCTCCATGAATTGCTATAAGGAAGACCATCCATGCAAGTAAGGAATTAACAGTATCTTGTCCAGCAAAGTAGAACGTTTTGCACTCATCCACCAAGTCTTCCATCGAAAGCCTGTTATTTTTGTCTGGATCATGATAGGCTTTTACAAGTAATCCCAGAAAATCATTGCCGAAGCTATCGGCTTCTCTGTTCTCAACTTTGTCTTCTCTTTTCTTAACAATCTTCATTACACAATCTTGTATTCCTTTTGAAAGTTCTTCAGACTTTAGCATATCAGCAGATTTCCATAACTTGCTGTAAAAGCAAACCAAGGTCAGCTATGTATTGACAAAAACTGAGGGATCAATTAAGCTTTTAGAGGGGACATACTTGATCAGAGGAATTCGAGTTTCGAAGAGATTTCTGCTCCTAATTATTGACAACTTGCTCAACATGTCAAAAATCTTCTCCCCTTCCAAGTAACTGCTACCGAAAGCTGTTCTGGATATCACTTCCGAGGTCAATAATCTAAATTCATGATATACTTCCATCTCTTTGCCTACATAGCTTTTCCACTTTTCTAGCATTGTTTCAACACTAGCAATTACAGCTGGTGTCATGTTCTGCACAATCAATCCTCCAACATATATAAGAAAGATTTAGAAAACTAATTTCACATGTTTGGAGTGTTTTACCTTTAAGCTTTCCCCATGAAAAGCATAATTCGCCAACTTCCGTTGCTTCAGCCATTTTTCACCTAGAGCTGTCACAAGCCCATTCCCAAATAGGCCAGTGAGAAAAAAAGTAGGCTTCCTTTTTGGAAAAGTTGTCGCACTATGTTTCAGAACCTCGTTGACAAGTTCAGCTTCCGTAATCACCAGTTCAGGTCGATTACCGTCCCAAGCAAGATAAATCCTCCCTAATCAAGCAATAAACAAAAAAGGGTCCATTTTTTCTTAGAACTAGAAGATCCAAACCATAGTGCAAAACATGCATAGATCTTACCATATCTGTTGACACATGAGTAAACATGTGGCTGCACTCTGGGAAATATATCATGTCTCAAGGCGCCCATAGGTTTGCTTAAGGCTTCCATTGTCATTTTGGTAGCTTCTTTGTTGTTGCCATGGATGAAGGTGTAAGGAGGTCCTTTGATTCCCTGTGAACTCATCATACGCTGTAGACGGAGAGGCCTCCATAAGTAATCATAAAGGAGCTTTACTAAAGCTATGAGGATGAAACAACATGGAAAAAGAATTGCAAGCTTCGTCAAGGCACTCATGTTTCTTCTTCTCTCAGCAATGAATTGAAATGGTGCTTTAGCTTTTGCATTTATGGTGACAGGTTGACAGGTACGGCATAGTAAAAGAGATAATtagatttatttttctttatttatttatttctcaatttgTACGGTCTTGGGCTCTTTGACAATTTTTATTTTCATGGACCATAATCTACACATATTTTGGGTACTTTCTTTGTTATCACGTGGGATtgctattcaatttttttttaaatatgggTAATTTTCGTTTTCacaaataaaagttataaaataattatttaattactgaaaaatatttttagtcACCATTAAATGATTAACGGAAATATAGGGTGACAACTTTTAAATTTAGTAGAATAGTAATTTTAACCTTCAATATTTTTACATTGTGTTAATTTAatcttgattttaaaaattttaaaacctttaatatttacatattatgtaatttaatctttttgtaattttgtttttctttgtgaACCTTTCACAAAGctagaaaataaatttattagttaaatttgattgaaaatatatcaaaataaaaatactaaaaattcaagataataaatttcacattttttattattttaaaattaactctTAATgtcacaaagaaaataaaaactacAAAAAGGACTGAATTACACATGTATAAATATTGATGGCTAAAGTTGTTATTATACTAATTTTAAAAGCAATCAAGTTTTCTTCCTACTAGTAATTTAACTATTGATGACCAAAAATGAAAAAGTCTAATAGTTGgattctattttataatttttcatagttgggtgataaaaaaagaaatttttcatattaaataataaactttACATGCCATTTATGTATAATTCTTATAAATTAATTACAACTAATTTATAGATTTGGAGGATTTACCTTTAGGCTTTCCCCATGAAAGCATGATTGGCCAGCTTTCGATGCTTTGCCCATTTTTCTCCCTCAATGAACACAAGCCATTTCCCAGGAGCTTCCCACCAACATCTGTAAGCTTCCTTCTCTGAAAAATTTTCTCACTATTTTTCATAACCTCTTTGATCAATTCAGGTTCTGAAATCACCACTTCAGCTCGAACGCCATTCCAATAAACAAAATTCTTCCCTAATCACACAACACAAAacaaaaagtgtccatctttttctTAAAGCTAGATAAGCAGAAGTTACAATAAATCATAGTGAAAAAACAAGCATCCACTTCACCATATGTATTGATCCAGGAATAAATATGTGGTTGTAATCTGGGAAATAAATCATCTGTCAAGCCCACAGCTTTGCTTAATGCTTCCTTTCTCATTTTGGTAACTTCTTTATTGTTGCCATGGATGAATCTGTAAGGAGGTCCTTTGATGCCCTGTGAATTCATCATATGCTGTATACGAAGAGGTACCCACAGGTAATGATAAAGGAACTTTGTTAAAGCTACGAGGAAGAAACAACATGGGACAAGAATTACAAGCTCCATCAAGCCACTCTTGTTTTCTTCTCTTACCACTGAATCCAGATATTTCATTTGTATTTATATTGTAATTTCCATATTCAACAAATACACTGTACTATcattaatgttttaattagtatttacattaTAATTTAAACaggaaataaataattaattcaaaatttccgTTGGGTTGAGGGTTGTTCACAATTAAATGCGGCTAATGAGAAGATATCTCTATTATTAACAGCAAAGCAAATACAATTCAACAAACAGTCGACTTTCTTTGTATTAAATCAAACTGGCCTAACTCCTCTACAACTCTATTTTGCGAAAATGGAGATTAGAGTTAGCACCAAATCCAACGGCCACCTTTGTGTTATACCCCTCTTACCGCTAGTTGGTCTGCTGATGCCAACTTGTCAACTCTATGGGGAAAATTTGGTACCACGCCACGCAATTCGACTCTCCTCATTTTTTTCGCATTTTTTCTATTCATGAAAGAGATTTGCATCTTGTTTTTTTTCATAGTTATGTTGCAGATTTGCGGTTGGTAAAGAGGCATCGACTATGACAGTCTAAATCCGTTGAAGATTTCGAAGCCATCAGAAAGCAAAAAATGAGGTGCCCACCAACCATGTATTTTAAAGACCACGAAAAATAGCTTCATCAACCATTAAAGTCGAAGGTGCACCGTTAGGACGAGAGAAAGAGTTGATTTCAAGATTTTTGGAGACATCGGAAAATATTGGGAGTGACACAAAGATGTGCTATATCATTCGTCAAGGTTTTGGCAATGGCTGAGGCATATGATATTGTGGTGACGTAGAGATTAATTCCCATTTTGTTAACACTGACGTGGTAAGGCCaatttgttttgattttttcAACATCAACATGGCGGGATAGAGATTGGTTTGATTTTTTCAAGATTGGCGTGGTAAGGTGAACCACATTTGTGATGACCAAGGTGGATCTGTTCTGAATGGTAAGAAGATCTTTTGCAACTTCAACATGGCAAGAGGAGGACTCATTTTGAACTTTGCAACCTTAACATGGCCAGAGACTTCAACATGGTGAGGGACGATCCATTCCAAACTTTGCAATATTAACATGGAAAGAGGACTCGTTCCAAATTTTGTAACATCAACATGGGGGAGTAACTTTTGCAACTTCTACTTGGTAATAAGTGTTGGATCTGAAGCCCTAATTGTATTATATTCGTTTGTAtacttatatttttttaaataaaatagtttaataaaaatattcataaaTCATATTAATACCTTTTCTATATTATCATCAattgtttttgcatgcaaagtaaaATGAAAGCAAATATTGACTCATTCAGTGGTGGagctagaatttttttttttggtggaaTTAAATTGTATACTTTTACAATAGTGAAAattataatttcaccattttaatagtttttattttataattttaaaggattcaatcgaatttttattatttttgggggccaaagtataattttaccactactaagttaaaatttaataaattataaagggCCTAAATAAAAATATTCCATTTTAGGGGGGTCAAGGCCCTTGCCAGCCCCCCTTGGCTCCGCCACTGGACTCATTGTTGGTCTaacgtttaactaatactaagttatATTACGTGGTTGGATCGTAATAcgaaaaaataacttgtattagtagatgaataTAAACATGTCATTTGTTTGATCagaaatgagcaaaccaattgaaagattaatatgtcatttatcaagtccaattggggagatgctttgtcttgagCATTGGAGtgaatgactcctagaagatagagacataaatgtgactAACTGAGCTGACAGTACATCGAACAaaacccaagtagaatagatcttaaatttgtttatagatttatccacttgtgatgttcatagtgtggcaaACCTTAATCTTGAATGGATGAtgaactatgtatgtgtgactcatatattttgatgtaagtaaaagcctggaTTCAAATAGATAAAGAATTGAAAGCTGATGTGCTGGATATACGACTTATTTAGTATAATTCACAACAGTGAAATTTAAAGCCCAACaaataggtaaatgatatcctatcattggcattacatgatagatgaaaagtaaacgtggtcacTAGTCATTTGTCTTtatgatgaatgacttaattactatttgatagtaattaaattttcatgaagGAAAATGTAATGATTACAATGAGATTAAATAGGATTATATTTGGAGAACGagtttatcccaaagagattaaggatatcttacGAGGGTAACACAcgtatgacaaggtcattggatgagtATTGATCAAGTAGCTTTAGTAGTAGTATGTAATTAGGGAGAACTCAGTCACAATACTATAATGAAATGACTTCATGCCTAAATAAGTTCATAATTAATAGGGGAAAAGCTGGAACTTTATAAATCATTTgaagccctaattatatatgctCAATCAGTCCCTCtattagctcgttgaaaccagaaatgaattgaatTTAGAATCAAATAAACAgaaatggatagaaatgataaagttagaggAATGTGTTACATTCGAAAATGCATGTGATTTCTCACTTAGTATGGAAAttacttgagaattaatttaagtttttgaattattattttcaaataattgaagtttgaaaatggaTTTAAATTAATTGATCATAATGAATCCattgaatatgaaaattaaatatatttctcaTAGATTATTTATGGTAAAGTTGTCATGACTTTAATGAACTAGAATtaagttgagaaaattatttaaattaatttaataaaaagtatttattttgaaaatagaaaacatgtattgagttggattaaattataaagtgttgggttaaaagtttaagaaacacatataatttaacTCAATACAGGAGAGATCCAAAATTCCTCATAATATGTATGATGGGGTGGCATACCCAAATTAAATATTGAGGTGTGCCACCCCTCTCTCCTAGTAGAACTAAGGGACTAGTTTTTCTCTCAGACAAATATTATTTGTATTCTAAAAATTCAACCAAGATTCTTCTATCTTTCCCCATAAATAGATGACACTGGTAGGactaaaataaaagaagtttTCAATTTTGTTATTCTGTCTGAAAATAGTAagaatttatttctaagtataaattatattttttaggtataaaaattcaaccaatttctattaaaagaaatatttactttcctactgaaagtaaagaaaattgtTTCTGGTTTTATGTttgattcgtgattgtttgagcCCTACACCTAAAGCGATTTGTGGTACTAGAATAACAGAGAAGGTTGTTCGGTTGAAAGCCAAGAACGTCTAGGATCTGTCTCGCATAAAGCATAAGTACTTTTCGAGAAAAttctattgctataaatatcacgaactgactcaattttcaaaaattttaatttttcgttgTGACAGAAAATCGTTTTAAAACTGGATTTTATCCAACAAGAGGAGGGCATATTCCAAACTTTGTAACATCAACATGGCCATAGATAGAACTTGTGACACCTATGAAGAACAATCTCGAACTTTGCAACTTCAGCATGACAAGAGGTACAACATGTTATAAGGAAAGTCCACCCAAGAATTAGATGCACTAAGAAGGTGAAAGATGACCAATGCACACCAAAGATGATCCATCTAGATTTTAAGGCACTTAGATGGTGAAAGATAACTCACTCATCGTTTTTGGCAACCAAGGAAGATTCACCCCAAATTTAATGCATCTAGATGATGAAGAAATTTGCTCAACTCTTTGTAGCATCAATAAGGTGGGAAGTCTAGTCAACCCTTAGTAGCATATCAAGATGGTGGAAGATTCGCTCAACACTTCAAAGCTTCAAGATGGTGGCAAGATTCGCCTAACACTTCAAAGCATCAAGATAGAGGGAAGAtttgttcaacatttcaaatCTTCGAAATGACTGAAGATCAAATTTTGATGGGcttaaatcaacaccaaaaagTTGGAAAATCATGTTCAAAAAACGCAGCGGAGAATAGGTTTAAGGGAAAattagagttttaatttttttttccaaaacaagaacTTAATTAtgttatctaaagtaataaacacttaatcaaaattgtatatTTATGATTCGTCTAAGATGTACACTTCGGCCGAGTAGTTTTCTCTATTATCCTCAAGCTTAAGTCTGTCGAGTGTGGGCTCGGTTCGaattagaaaaattttcacaaaattactagtgggacaattttgtaatttctctaaatttttagagtcaagttgtaaataacaagaatatctttagaaattttttaaaataattttttcaaataattttctctCTACTTTTTTTGAATTCAAGTTTGTGATTATAACGACCCAAACTCTCTTTATATATGGAGAGTTTAAAAGAGTTTAATTAGGACTAGAATTAATCACATTaatattaagttaataaaatattatctagataaatactaaattaaatatcatattaatatctagataaatattaaattaaatttaatattaaattcattaaaataatattatctttggaaaaattaatttgaaatcaagttGTCTAGTAGAGTCCCATTAGGAGTCTAATTTTTCCACTGCTCTACCACCAAAGAACCACCACTGCTTACCATTTGCCGATCGCCGACCGCCAGATTGCCCTTGTGCTCGGCGGTGCCTTTATTTATCCCACGTCTCCCCGGCACCCCGAACCATCACCATTTTGCCTGAATGGGCCTGGCCGGTTCGGCTGCTACCAATTTGATTCTTGCTAGTGACGGTCCAACCAATTCGGTCTAGCCACCGGTTGGACTGTTGATCCAGTTTCATACACAGGGTCTGGTTCAACCAATTTTTGGGTTTCAGTCTCTGGTTTTGGTTCTTGGGTCCaatttttaagttcaattatcCATTTGACcaattgtttgacttgaaaattaatttttaaaaatattatatttattttaattaatttgattaatttaattttacttgatcaaaattaattttctcaaaTATCACTAAGATTTTCCATATTATTTTTTCAAGAAAATCATTTAATCAAATTCTCCAATTGAACAATTCAAACAACCATCAAATTTAATACCTtatcgaataaatcgactcaattaaattatttccaaagtcgaggaattttcttttaattcaaatgcagtctgattgagtttttgttgagctagcgaatGGAccaatcatacatatatatacaattaggTTTGAGTACTTGCAAATATGTTCTGAAGTATCGTTTTAATAatttacaatttacttaatcatggagttagtccacaataagtaccatgattgaaaactccttattgtatactatttacgaaagcaattcatcaaACTACTTTGTCTAATGACCTCAGCATGTGTGTTACTCTCATATGATATCTTTGATTCCTTTAAGTTAAATTTGTTCACCCAATACAATCATATTTtgtctcattgtcaccattgtattttcttaatgattaatatgatcattgtgtaactaatgactgtgataaattactTGTTAGAGAACAAGCAACCCGTgaccacgttccatatttatcaatccacacaataccaatgagaggatatcgttaACTTTTTAAtagagctatgaattccattgttgtaAAATCATGCCAtatacaagtcatgtacccaacatattgACTAtcagctcgatcatctttagagtatAAGCCATCATTTATAttaaagcacatgagttacatacgcatggtcagtCTCAAGATTCAGGTAAGTCACAcaatgaacgtcacaagtgaattaattcacaaacaaaTTTAGATGTATTTCaacttgggtccagtccaatgtatcattcttctaatTAGTACATatatgtctctactcgtggagtTAGTTGCTCTGATAGTCAAGACTAGTCATCTCACCAATTGAAATTGTAGACAACATAATAATTCTTCTAAGTATTTGAAGCAAattctcactttgattcttttacgagattacaaactcgtttagattatctactgaagtaagttgtctttcttgcaatgtaaacattcttatAGTACTACTTATCATCAGTTCAAACTCTTAGACAATCAATTAGCTAATATTATTACACAAAAGTTTTCCCCCATATTGTTAGTATTTATATTCACTAACCCAATTATTAAATTATCCAAATGctcttattttaataaaacaataaatatcaatttgaaggtatttttatcttttaacataaaatcCAAAAAAATACAAACTTATAATAGGATTTGAACATAAGACAAAATAAAGTATACACttccaattttataatttttatggcatctattttaaataaatatattatataattgttTTCATCCACGTTGTTGGAGTTACATAATCTAATTTTGTTGATGTTATTAATTGATTCAAGTAGATAATATGGTTAACTTTTCTATCAAAGTGTTAATTTGAGtttaaaattatttctaaaatattttggATATAATTATTTAGTACAAGAATGACACTCATATTCATAgtagatttcatattattttagtagataattttttttttagagaAATTTCAACTCAAACTATAACAAAAtacagttaaaaaaaaaaaaaacccaataaGTAGAAAACATTCTAAACCAAGCCATCCCAACCTAACATTCTCTAAACTCATCGGGATCATTTGCGCAAACATCAAAACTCAAAACAAGTTGAAGGTGAAAGATGAATTTATTGGATTGCAGCTATGTATATTAAGCGTCATTGTGCAGTGACTCGAGTATTACTTGAATTCCGTGTTGTGGTTGAACAGTGATATAAGGTATTGGTGAGTGGACATAGGTAGGGGAGAGGGAAATGGTGTAGCGCTGTAGAATCATGGAGACCACAATCTTCATTTCCGTGGTTGCAAAGTTCATACCAACACAATTCCGAGGTCCTAATCCAAAGTGACAAAATGCTCCTGCATTGTAATTGGTAGCTTTGGCAATCCCTTCCGCGAATCTCTCTGGTTTAAAAAGATGTACGTCATCTCCCCACAGGTGAGGGTTATGGTGAAATGCAATATTTTGAACCAGAATATCTATGTTAGCAGGCAAGACTAGCTTTCCCAACTGCACTTCTCTTGCAGCCCTTCTTGGTAGGCCATTTGGTGGACCATACAATCTTAAAGTTTCGTAAATAATCATGGTCATCTGTTTGAAGAATATGAATATGTCAGATTACATTAAAGAAGTTCAATAACTGCAACACGATATTATATTGAAAGAGTTTCACAGTTTACTTACGGTTTTGAGTTTAGACATGCCTTCAGAATTTGGAATTTGGTTACCGAATATCTCAATCACTTCTCTTCTTGCTTTCTCTTGCCAATCTCCATGAATTGCTAAAAGGAAGACTATCCATGCAAGTAAGGAATTAACAGTATCTTGTCCAGCAAAGTAGAATGTTTTGCACTCATCCACCAAGTCTTCCGTTGAAAGTCTGTTATTTTCATCCGAATCATGATAGGCATTTACAAGTAATCCTAGAAAATCATTGCCGAAGCTATTGGCTTCTCCATTCACAACTTCGTCTTCTCTTTTCTTAACAATCTTCATCACACAATCTTGTATTCCCTTTGAAAGTTCTTCAGACTCTAGCACATCACCAGATTTCCATAACTTGCTGTAAAAGTAAACCAAGGTCAGTAATATGACAAAACCGAGGGATCAATTAAGCTTTTAGAGGGGCCATACTTGATCAGAGGAATTCGAGTTTCGAAGAGATTTCTGCTCCTAATTATTGACAACTTGTTCAACATGTCAAAAATCTTCTCCCCTTCCAAGTAACTGCTACTGAAAGCTGTTCTGGATATCACTTCTGAGGTCAATAATCTAAATTCATGATACACTTCCATCTCTTTGCCTACATAGCCTTTCCACTTTTCTAGCATTGTTTTAATACTAGCAATTACAGCTGGTGTCATGTTCTGCACAATCAATCCTCCAACATATAAGAAAGATTTAGACAACTAATTCACATGTTTAGAGCATTTTTACCTGTAAGCTTTCCCCATGAAAAGCATAATTCGCCAACTTCCGTTGCTTCACCCATTTTTCTCCCAAAGCT encodes:
- the LOC108476002 gene encoding cytochrome P450 CYP749A22-like, whose translation is MSALTKLAILFPCCFILIALVKLLYDYLWRPLRLQRMMSSQGIKGPPYTFIHGNNKEATKMTMEALSKPMGALRHDIFPRVQPHVYSCVNRYGRIYLAWDGNRPELVITEAELVNEVLKHSATTFPKRKPTFFLTGLFGNGLVTALGEKWLKQRKLANYAFHGESLKNMTPAVIASVETMLEKWKSYVGKEMEVYHEFRLLTSEVISRTAFGSSYLEGEKIFDMLSKLSIIRSRNLFETRIPLINKLWKSADMLKSEELSKGIQDCVMKIVKKREDKVENREADSFGNDFLGLLVKAYHDPDKNNRLSMEDLVDECKTFYFAGQDTVNSLLAWMVFLIAIHGDWQEKARREVIEIFGNQIPDSEGISKLKIMTMIIYETLRLYGPSIAMMRRAEREVQLGKLVLPANLDLLVVHSASHHDPQLWGDEVHLFKPERFAEGIAKATNYNAGAFCPFGLGPRNCVGMNFAIIETKIALSMILQRYTISLSPAYVHSPIPYITIQPQHGIQVILESLHNDA
- the LOC108475303 gene encoding cytochrome P450 CYP749A22-like — its product is MKYLDSVVREENKSGLMELVILVPCCFFLVALTKFLYHYLWVPLRIQHMMNSQGIKGPPYRFIHGNNKEVTKMRKEALSKAVGLTDDLFPRLQPHIYSWINTYGKNFVYWNGVRAEVVISEPELIKEVMKNSEKIFQRRKLTDVGGKLLGNGLCSLREKNGQSIESWPIMLSWGKPKGKSSKSIN
- the LOC108475304 gene encoding cytochrome P450 CYP749A22-like, which produces MSALLKLAILVPCCFFIVALIRFLYDYLWRPLRLQHMMSSQGIKGPPYSFIHGNNKEATKMTKEAFSKPMALMHDIFPRVQPYIYSCVNKYGRNYLSWDGNRPELVITEPELANEVLKHSVTTFPKRKPTVFVSRIFGNGLVTALGEKWVKQRKLANYAFHGESLQNMTPAVIASIKTMLEKWKGYVGKEMEVYHEFRLLTSEVISRTAFSSSYLEGEKIFDMLNKLSIIRSRNLFETRIPLINKLWKSGDVLESEELSKGIQDCVMKIVKKREDEVVNGEANSFGNDFLGLLVNAYHDSDENNRLSTEDLVDECKTFYFAGQDTVNSLLAWIVFLLAIHGDWQEKARREVIEIFGNQIPNSEGMSKLKTMTMIIYETLRLYGPPNGLPRRAAREVQLGKLVLPANIDILVQNIAFHHNPHLWGDDVHLFKPERFAEGIAKATNYNAGAFCHFGLGPRNCVGMNFATTEMKIVVSMILQRYTISLSPTYVHSPIPYITVQPQHGIQVILESLHNDA